A single window of Paroedura picta isolate Pp20150507F chromosome 8, Ppicta_v3.0, whole genome shotgun sequence DNA harbors:
- the PTX3 gene encoding pentraxin-related protein PTX3: MFSFLFIFLSLWSVSSSQNEDDYEDIFYLNFDNEIEIPPTEDTVSCDCPREHTEWDKLFIMLENSQMKDNMLLHSLDEILKVELQRLRGEMLQLVENFSSRCITSTEQATSRISNQLDQMLARKNQVAEDPSVMLHESEQGKVLQEILQLSRNVSSRLSHLERAWQRKEELDIQQRGLPEKDYMTRGDNFVLNSLWQELQETKAELKESHRKKTQNLLPIGCETALLFPMRSKKIFASVHPTTELMLSSFTACMWVKATEMLDKTIVFSYGTKRNPYEIQLYLSYDSAVLAVNSDQNKIVTPNVISPGQWTHFCGIWNSVNGNASLFVSGKLLKASSDIAEGHVIPNGGILQIGQEKNGCCVGGGFNESLAFSGKITGFNIWNRVLSEKEITRQSGEESCNIRGNVVGWGVTEILPHGGAQYVFTF, from the exons ATGTTttcctttctatttatttttctctctctctggtctgTCTCATCTTCCCAGAATGAAGATGACTACGAAGACATCTTCTACCTAAATTTtgacaatgaaatagaaattcCTCCAACAGAAGACA CTGTGTCGTGCGATTGTCCACGAGAGCACACAGAATGGGACAAGCTCTTCATCATGCTCGAGAACTCACAGATGAAAGACAACATGCTGCTCCATTCCTTGGATGAAATCCTTAAGGTGGAGCTGCAGAGACTGAGAGGTGAAATGCTCCAGCTCGTGGAGAACTTTTCCAGCCGCTGCATCACATCCACCGAGCAAGCCACCTCCCGAATTTCAAACCAACTGGACCAGATGCTGGCAAGGAAGAACCAAGTTGCTGAGGACCCATCTGTGATGCTCCATGAATCAGAGCAAGGCAAAGTCCTCCAAGAGATTCTCCAGCTCAGTCGAAACGTGTCCAGCCGACTCAGCCATCTGGAGCGTGCTTGGCAGAGGAAGGAAGAGCTGGATATCCAGCAAAGGGGCTTGCCGGAGAAAGACTACATGACAAGAGGAGACAATTTCGTTCTGAACTCGCTCTGGCAAGAGCTGCAGGAAACAAAAGCTGAACTGAAGGAATCCCACAGAAAGAAAACACAGAACTTACTGCCAATTG GTTGTGAGACAGCTCTTTTATTCCCAATGCGTTCCAAAAAGATCTTTGCAAGTGTTCATCCAACAACTGAACTAATGCTCTCTTCCTTTACTGCCTGCATGTGGGTCAAAGCGACTGAAATGCTTGACAAAACTATTGTTTTCTCCTATGGAACCAAGAGAAATCCCTATGAAATCCAGCTTTACCTTAGCTATGATTCTGCAGTTCTCGCTGTGAATAGTGACCAGAACAAGATAGTCACCCCAAATGTCATTTCCCCTGGACAATGGACTCACTTTTGTGGCATTTGGAATTCAGTGAATGGGAACGCATCATTGTTCGTAAGTGGAAAACTGCTGAAGGCCTCCTCAGATATAGCTGAGGGACACGTCATCCCAAACGGTGGAATTCTGCAGATTGGCCAAGAAAAGAACGGCTGCTGTGTTGGGGGTGGTTTCAATGAATCTTTAGCTTTCTCTGGAAAAATAACTGGCTTTAATATCTGGAACAGAGTCCTAAGCGAAAAAGAGATAACAAGGCAGAGTGGAGAAGAATCATGCAACATTCGTGGCAATGTGGTTGGTTGGGGGGTGACAGAGATTCTGCCCCATGGAGGAGCTCAGTatgttttcactttttga